A genomic segment from Rhizoctonia solani chromosome 11, complete sequence encodes:
- a CDS encoding proteasome assembly chaperone 2, which yields MLSAISYFVVVAGGKRPWGQTNEHSHPLGATKRQPFTQASCTTIMSDRPFFRLSAAGPGLPAGESNATVLVVPFLLLQPVVSAGNVPQLCADLLIHTLGLRHIGLFDPSYYAPAVGGKDGKNSPAISSPMELFGLPGGDIFVLQQRSPVLKDRKEEFVSKLLNTIDSNGFGSVLFLVGSDQSARTDAQMGSNHYVILAKDTTQELITSTSLTGLLELPLLGRPLADQDNLENSVIPGTGLARRLLRAPGTTPRIALMQYVAEGDNIPDAHAMATVVAKALKIQIEGWIQPPSWSFAMYGTPHDQQLFGTLAQLCNLVLTEQVHITLFLSRAQYASRMLDDATGMVLHTTGDITMRDQARAYNCNPPLALKVIQACAMATPSRPTCSARYPHETRCVRPAEFESKWCRRTLISELEGFMQKCDELGYEASLGASAGISESAKWVRTSLSTTSPSRSVGCELEERPNPENPDHVGISEPCNRGPGPMPAQPGSSGQALLTPPPSPTSSKRRKNKKSNTVSSLGVVGCRSASCPDELACKDSQKRNATIQRLCVFLEPESGKSFGASYRAEVFATFFRRVIARSPSLFVRARTWEAETGSVTTEAEPSHTNVTAGIITDFIRSPALTNNELERLVKKLPFVRGESMPAELIRGAVADTFRPRDSGNISHDNCIPLLGGWVYEKAWSLSMPPVAWDALHQLVACAGCALGVSRSFEEAMWVRRCAFVGGRFEEAHRLGVPVPSCLPEGAIPRFPRWQDRCSSPEIVMRILNVWLAADNRKTKRLELRKFTPKTHGMKSTYSEHEERHWAYMRLRRSEKRLVSFVDALSASPNFIVLAQYNTKPKPIHVHVPSKECDAWVSRVRSGATPVARRSARWTTSTVFRMEIFEYFHKRAPEFKAGLTYLDETDILDIVVMDNTNGDWGPFLQSVGMHF from the exons ATGCTCTCTGCCATTTCGTACTTCGTGGTCGTTGCCGGTGGTAAGAGGCCTTGGGGACAAACAAATGAGCACAGCCACCCGCTAGGCGCCACTAAGCGCCAACCCTTCACACAGGCTTCGTGTACCACCATCATGTCTGATCGCCCGTTTTTCAGATTGTCAGCTGCCGGGCCGGGGCTTCCGGCTGGAGAATCCAATGCGACTGTTTTGGTTGTA CCCTTCCTCCTTCTCCAGCCAGTCGTTTCCGCGGGAAATGTGCCACAACTATGCGCCGACTTACTCATTCATACCCTAGGTTTGCGTCATATTGGCCTCTTTGACCCTAGCTATTATGCACCGGCAGTGGGAGGAAAAGACGGCAAGAATAGTCCTGCCATCTCCTCTCCTATGGAAT TGTTTGGGCTTCCTGGTGGAGACATTTTTGTATTGCAGCAGCGGTCTCCGGTTCTCAAA GAtcgcaaagaagaatttgtCTCCAAATTATTGAACACTATTGATTCAAACGGGTTTGGTTCAGTCCTTTTTCTGGTAGGCTCAGACCAATCAGCTCGGACGGACGCCCAAATGGG ATCAAACCATTACGTGATATTGGCCAAGGATACGACGCAGGAATTGATAACATCGACGTCCTTGACCGGCCTTCTTGAGTTACCACTACTCGGCCGTCCACTCGCTGACCAGGACAATCTCGAAAACTCGGTCATCCCTGGAACCGGGCTTGCGCGTCGACTATTAAGGGCTCCAGGAACCACGCCGCGTATCGCACTTATGCAATACGTTGCCGAGGGGGATAATATTCCTGACGCCCATGCAATGGCTACCGTGGTGGCTAAAGCGTTGAAAATACAAATTGAAG GATGGATACAACCCCCAAGTTGGAGTTTCGCCATGTACGGCACCCCTCACGACCAGCAGCTATTTGG AACGTTGGCCCAGTTATGCAATCTGGTCTTGACTGAGCAGGTTCACATTACGTTGTTTTTG TCACGTGCACAATATGCCAGTCGAATGCTCGATGACGCGACCGGAATGGTACTTCACACCACTGGGGATATTACCATGAGAGATCAAGCCCGAGCCTACAATTGTAACCCACCTCTAGCTCTCAAAGTTATTCAGGCCTGTGCTATGGCTACTCCATCTCGACCCACTTGTTCTGCCCGTTATCCCCATGAAACACGATGTGTGAGGCCCGCTGAATTCGAGTCAAAGTGGTGTAG GCGTACGTTGATCTCGGAGCTAGAAGGATTCATGCAGAAATGCGATGAACTTGGATATGAGGCAAGTTTGGGTGCCTCGGCTGGTATCAGT GAATCGGCCAAATGGGTGCGAACATCTCTATCCACTACGTCTCCGAGTCGTTCGGTCGGATGTGAGCTTGAAGAGAGGCCAAACCCGGAAAATCCCGACCACGTCGGCATCTCCGAGCCCTGTAACAGGGGACCAGGACCAATGCCGGCCCAGCCAGGGTCCAGTGGTCAGGCGCTTTTGACCCCTCCTCCAAGCCCGACTTCATCCAAGCGGCGCAAAAACAAGAAAAGTAATACTGTTTCGTCATTGGGGGTGGTCGGGTGTCGGAGCGCAAGCTGTCCCGACGAGCTCGCGTGCAAGGATTCTCAGAAGAGGAATGCGACCATACAACGACTTTGTGTGTTCTTGGAACCAGAGAGCGGCAAGTCGTTTG GTGCATCATACCGGGCTGAAGTCTTCGCTACATTCTTCCGTCGGGTTATCGCGAGATCACCGTCGCTGTTCGTTAGAGCTCGCACGTGGGAAGCGGAGACAGGATCCGTAACCACCGAAGCCGAGCCGTCTCATACGAACGTTACCGCGGGTATAATCACCGACTTCATTCGCTCCCCTGCCCTCACCAATAATGAACTAGAGCGTTTGGTCAAGAAACTCCCATTCGTTCGCGGGGAAAGTATGCCAGCCGAGCTCATCAGGGGCGCAGTTGCGGATACTTTTAGGCCAAGGGACAGTGGAAATATATCCCACGATAATTGTATCCCTTTACTTGGTGGTTGGGTCTATGAGAAGGCATGGTCCCTATCAATGCCGCCTGTAGCTTGGGACGCTCTACACCAATTG GTCGCCTGCGCTGGGTGCGCGCTGGGAGTATCGCGGTCGTTTGAGGAGGCAATGTGGGTCCGCCGATGTGCATTCGTGGGCGGTCGGTTCGAAGAGGCACACCGTCTGGGTGTACCAGTACCCAGCTGCCTTCCTGAGGGGGCAATTCCTCGATTTCCTCGTTGGCAAGACCGGTGTTCTTCGCCTGAGATTGTAATGCGTATTCTGAACGTATGGCTGGCAGCGGATAACCGCAAAACCAAGCGGCTCGAACTTAGGAAGTTTACTCCCAAG ACGCATGGAATGAAATCGACATACAGTGAACACGAGGAGCGCCATTGGGCTTACATGAGACTG CGACGGTCCGAAAAACGCCTGGTATCATTTGTCGATGCGCTCAGTGCTTCACCCAATTTCATCGTTCTCGCTCAGTACAACACTAAACCAAAGCCGATACACGTCCATGTCCCATCCAAGGAATGCGATGCATGGGTATCGCGTGTTCGTAGCGGAGCCACTCCGGTAGCCAGGCGATCGGCCCGTTGGACTACTTCAACAGTATTCAGGATGGAGATTTTCGAGTACTTCCACAAGCGTGCTCCCGAGTTCAAGGCTGGGCTGACGTATTTGGACGAAACCGATATATTGGATATCGTGGTTATGGACAATACCAACGGAGACTGGGGTCCATTCCTACAGAGCGTGGGGATGCACTTCTGA
- a CDS encoding cytochrome P450 family protein gives MEQLLKSAYITLLAFGLVFLYALRHGRGRKLKHPPSPLSLPFVGNLFSIPSGPEHTAYRKLSHQLNSDIIYLKVMGYSTIILNSAQAASDLFDKRSFKYSDRTNAPMATDPTLLNWPGHPAFVGYNNLWRSYRRMVNHWFNARAVTQFHQYHEQQTVTLLQRLLKISKQDSVFEGARVEFLFAMASGIFQSAYGYQLQGLDDPFFKSAQEALENLCSAQMYTNFWVNIFPALSYVPDWFPGTGWKGTARKWREQKDKALNSTFQWTKEQVAAGSAKPSIVGALLNHHLTSKWAQDDREYRLKELGINLFAGATETSGHTLLGFATAMVLNPEIQAKAQNEIDDVIGYLRLPKVEDQSRLPYVRNLILETLRWHPVLPIAIPHVCYEDDVYRDYDIPKGTVLIGNLWAMSRDEASYKDADIFDPDRFLDPKVPLFPAFGWGRRKCPGSYYGQDSIFMAIASLLATFTFKKKLDSNGHEILPKVEYGSNSLNLGLKPFEFVLAPRSEKHEQLILDLSSNLASARN, from the exons ATGGAACAACTACTCAAATCGGCTTATATCACACTACTCGCATTTGGATTGGTATTTCTCTACGCTCTTCGCCATGGTCGGGGCCGAAAGCTTAAGCATCCACCATCCCCTCTTTCCTTACCATTTGTTGGGAATCTATTCTCAATACCATCAGGTCCAGAACATACCGCATACAGGAAGTTAAGCCACCAACTTAACA GTGATATTATCTACCTGAAAGTGATGGGCTATAGTACGATTATCCTCAATTCAGCTCAAGCTGCATCAGATCTCTTCGACAAACGATCTTTCAAGTATTCAGATCGTACCAacgctcccatggctacagATCCTACATT ACTTAATTGGCCAGGACATCCTGCGTTTGTTGGATACAATAATCTATGGCGTTCCTATCGAAGAATGGTCAATCACTGGTTCAATGCTCGTGCCGTAACACAATTTCACCAATATCATGAGCAGCAGACCGTCACGCTGCTTCAGCGACTATTGAAAATCTCAAAGCAGGATAGTGTTTTCGAAGGAGCTCGGGTAGAGTTTTTATT TGCAATGGCATCCGGCATATTCCAGTCGGCATATGGATACCAACTTCAAGGTCTCGATGATCCATTCTTCAAGTCAGCACAAGAAGCGCTGGAGAATCTTTGCAGCGCTCAAATGTATACAA ACTTCTGGGTCAACATATTTCCGGCGCTGTCTTATGTGCCCGACTGGTTTCCCGGGACAGGCTGGAAGGGCACCGCCCGTAAATGGAGGGAACAGAAGGACAAGGCTCTTAATAGTACATTTCAATGGACAAAAGAACAGGTG GCTGCGGGATCGGCCAAGCCATCAATTGTTGGCGCATTATTAAATCACCATCTAACTTCCAAATGGGCACAAGATGATAGGGAATACCGTCTAAAGGAACTCGGGATAAACTTATTTGCTG GTGCTACTGAGACC TCCGGACATACATTGCTTGGATTTGCGACAGCGATGGTGCTAAACCCAGAGATTCAAGCTAAAGCTCAAAATGAGATcgatgatgtcattggttACTTAAGGCTACCAAAAGTAGAAGATCAATCACGGCTACCTTACGTGCGGAACCTAATACTAGAAACACTGAGATGGCACCCGGTACTCCCAATCG CCATACCGCATGTATGCTATGAAGATGACGTTTACCGGGACTATGACATCCCAAAAGGTACAGTCCT GATAGGAAACCTTTG GGCCATGAGTCGCGACGAAGCTTCATACAAGGACGCAGACATATTCGACCCTGATAGATTTCTGGATCCAAAAGTACCTTTGTTCCCGGCGTTTGGCTGGGGAAGACG TAAATGCCCCGGCTCGTATTATGGGCAGGATTCGATCTTCATGGCTATAGCTTCCCTGCTTGCAACTTTCACGTTCAAGAAGAAGCTTGATTCAAATGGGCACGAAATTCTACCAAAAGTAGAATATGGGTCAAATTCGCTAAATCT AGGACTGAAGCCGTTTGAATTTGTGCTTGCGCCACGCTCGGAGAAGCACGAGCAACTTATTCTTGACTTATCTTCAAATCTTGCTTCAGCGCGCAATTAA
- a CDS encoding cytochrome P450 family protein, whose protein sequence is MEQLLKSAYITLLVFGLVFLYALRHGRGRKLKHPPSPSSLPFVGNIFSMPSGPEYIAYMKLGHQLNSDIIYLKLLGHSTIILNSAQAASDLFEKRSSKYSDRINSPMATDPTLLDWPGHPSFIGYNDLWRSYRRLIGHWFNAHAVTQFHQSHEQQAHLLLRRLLAISKQETPFEGTQRTAREWREQKNRALNSTFQWTKGQVATGLAKPSVVGTLLDHHLTSKWAEEDREYRLKELGILLFSGGTETSGHALLGFVATMVLNPKIQARAQKEIDDVIGNLKLPKVEDQARLPYVRNLIMETLRWHPVLPTALPHVCYEDDVYRGYDIPKGTVLIGNLWAMSRDETLYKDSDTFNPDRFLDPNVPPFPAFGWGRRKCPGLYYGQDTVFVAVASLLATFTFKRKLDSNGQEIVPKIEHGSNSLTLGLEPFEFELAPRSEKHEQLILDLSSNLESGRN, encoded by the exons ATGGAACAACTACTCAAATCGGCTTATATCACACTACTCGTGTTTGGATTGGTATTTCTCTACGCTCTTCGCCATGGTCGGGGCCGAAAGCTTAAGCATCCACCATCTCCTTCTTCCTTGCCATTCGTTGGAAATATTTTTTCGATGCCCTCGGGCCCAGAATACATCGCATACATGAAGTTAGGCCACCAGCTTAACA GTGATATTATTTATCTAAAGTTGCTGGGGCATAGCACGATTATCCTCAACTCGGCGCAGGCTGCATCCGATCTCTTCGAGAAACGATCTTCCAAGTATTCAGATCGTATTAATTCACCGATGGCCACAGACCCTACCCT ACTCGACTGGCCAGGACATCCATCATTCATTGGATACAATGATCTGTGGCGCTCCTATCGACGATTGATTGGTCATTGGTTCAATGCTCACGCCGTAACTCAGTTTCACCAATCTCATGAGCAACAGGCCCACCTGTTGCTTCGTCGGCTATTGGCAATCTCAAAGCaggaaaccccctttgaGGGAACTCAG CGCACTGCTCGCGAATGGAGGGAACAGAAGAACCGAGCTCTGAACAGCACATTTCAATGGACTAAGGGACAAGTG GCCACGGGCTTAGCAAAGCCATCAGTGGTTGGTACATTATTGGACCACCATCTGACTTCCAAATGGGCGGAAGAAGACAGGGAATATCGCTTGAAGGAGCTCGGCATACTACTGTTTTCTG GTGGTACTGAAACT TCAGGACATGCACTACTTGGATTTGTGGCCACGATGGTCTTAAACCCAAAGATTCAGGCGAGAGCTCAAAAAGAGATTGACGATGTAATCGGTAACTTGAAGCTACCAAAAGTGGAAGATCAAGCGCGACTCCCTTATGTGCGGAACCTGATCATGGAAACGCTGAGATGGCATCCGGTACTCCCAACTG CCTTGCCGCATGTATGTTATGAGGATGATGTTTATCGGGGATATGATATCCCGAAAGGAACAGTCTT AATAGGAAACCTTTG GGCTATGAGTCGCGACGAAACTTTATACAAAGATTCCGACACATTTAACCCTGATAGGTTTCTGGACCCAAACGTACCCCCGTTTCCAGCATTCGGCTGGGGAAGACG CAAATGTCCTGGGTTGTACTACGGGCAGGATACGGTCTTCGTGGCTGTAGCCTCCCTACTCGCAACCTTCACATTCAAAAGGAAACTTGATTCAAATGGGCAGGAGATTGTACCAAAGATAGAGCACGGCTCAAATTCACTAACCCT AGGACTGGAGCCGTTTGAATTTGAGCTCGCACCACGCTCGGAGAAGCACGAGCAGCTTATCCTTGACTTATCTTCAAATCTTGAATCGGGGCGCAACTGA
- a CDS encoding peptidyl-Lys metalloendopeptidase, with amino-acid sequence MISVTSLGLVLVSLWGASTVSAAQSLTLNTFGPASVSDVSALKIITSIKNTGTEALRLLNDPNSALSTWETDSFHVTRAESNLVSGPALNFTGLRVKYSPSAAVKTGKPELFTVIEPGATVNITHNLGSTYDFSGKGGGAGKYKLKASTRARTFLSVGADGAITAVEATEGQIAEVAVSGRLSGPKLQPGSKGPAVSKRALFRGCNDGQIGEIITAADRANNMAHGAHGFLRDGPWATRRWQEWFGGWDQNRYNLVFGHFDAIRFNPPNFKYDCTCTDDGIYAYVIIPGHFQEVYLCGAFWRAPMEGTDSKAGTIVHEASHFPEYAGTSDHAYGQGACRDLSRNDPNRAAMNADSHEYFAENQPWLGQ; translated from the exons ATGATCTCCGTAACCTCTcttggacttgttcttgTATCACTTTGGGGAGCAAGCACTGTTTCTGCAGCTCAATCTCTCACTCTGAACACTTTTG GCCCGGCTTCGGTCTCTGATGTCTCGGCGCTTAAAATCATCACATCCATCAAGAATACAGGAACCGAGGCACTTCGTTTGCTCAACGACCCCAACTCTGCACTTTCCACTTGGGAAACGGATAGCTTTCATGTTACTCGAGCCGAGTCTAACTTGGTTAGCGGTCCAGCACTGAACTTTACTGGCCTACGC GTCAAGTACAGTCCTAGCGCGGCTGTCAAGACAGGCAAACCTGAGTTATTTACTGTAATCGAACCAGGTGCTACAGTCAATATCACCCATAACC TGGGATCGACCTATGACTTTTCCGGAAAAGGCGGAGGGGCTGGAAAGTACAAGCTAAAAGCTTCAACGCGTGCGAGGACCTTCCTATCTGTTGGTGCCGACGGTGCCATTACAGCCGTGGAGGCGACCGAGGGGCAAATCGCTGAGGTCGCGGTCAGCGGTCGGCTGTCAGGCCCCAAGCTCCAGCCAGGATCCAAAG GACCAGCTGTATCTAAGCGTGCACTCTTTCGGGGATGCAACGATGGCCAAATCGGTGAAATCATCACCGCTGCAGATCGTGCGAACAATATGGCTCACGGCGCCCACGG CTTCTTGCGGGATGGGCCCTGGGCTACTCGGCGATGGCAGGAG TGGTTCGGAGGCTGGGATCAGAATCGATACAACCTTGTGTTCGGTCATTTCGAT GCCATTCGATTTAATCCACCAAATTTTAAATATGATTGTACCTGCACGGATGAT GGAATTTATGCGTATGTGATCATCCCTGGTCATTTCCAAGAGGTCTACCTCT GTGGCGCATTCTGGAGAGCACCTATGGAAGGCACTGATTCCAAGGCCGGAACGATCGTTCACGAAGCGTCACACTTCCCTGAATATGCCGGTACATCAGACCACGCCTACGGTCAAGGCGCTTGCCGTGACCTCTCTCGCAACGACCCTAACCGTGCAGCTATGAACGCAGA CTCTCACGAATACTTTGCCGAGAATCAACCGTGGTTGGGCCAGTAG